AGGGTCAAATGTGTTCTGGGTCCCACTCCTCTTCCCCTTCCTCCAAAGCACAACCACAGAATAACAATacagaaataaataataaaactgCTGTTGGGTGTGTTCTACCCACAGCACTACATTGCAATCTAAAATAAATCACAGTAATTTCATTATTTAATATGATCAGATTTAGAAGTAAGCATTGTAGAAATGGGATTCCTGTCCCCACTATCCAGAGGAGTATTTTAAACCTATTTTAGAAGCTGTATTTAGTTTTAGTATTTTACATAGTACCATCTTTTGTGGGCTGTGACTTGGTCGAAGCTTTGCTACGGTCTAATTGAAgaagatgtgatttcatcacCGAGTTCTCTCAgatatcacagagtcacagagtggtttgggttgggagggacctcaaagcccatccagtgccacccctgccatctTCCaatgtcccaggtggctccaaatcccatccaacctggccttggattgGGATGGGGAGTCCACACAGCACAAATAGATTATTTTAGTcacagaaaaacccaaaccctttgTTTGAGATGTCTCAACTGCACTCACCAGAGTGATTTTCCAATGAAGGGAGAAGGAGAAAGATTTTACCAGGAGATTTTCCTGGATTATGTGTTCAGAGCCTCACGGTGCAGCAGATGTTCTGAGGTGCCTGGACACAGCTGGGTTAATTTAAAGGCACTCTTGCATGAACAGCTTCAGGCTAAGCAGATACAAAAGTGGGGCTTACACAGCAATTTGGAATTGTGGTGAACAGTTCATACCATCACAATGcagtacaaacagctgaaataaGGGCAGTACATTCATTTAATCAAATTTACTGTTATTGTTTGGTGCTGAGCTGGATTAAATCTAAGCTGTTATCTGGAACTGATTTGATTAACTGGGATAAATTTTGGCAAAGTTCATGAGCATTTAGCTTCAAACTTCTAAACCAGCATTTTCCTGAGCCTTAATTCCACCCAGCTGAAGTcccagccttggggacaggggtTGGGTGTTGATGCTTGTCTGAGACCCCACTGTGCTCACCAGCACATCCTCCACCCTCAGCATTCCCAAGCCTTCAAACATCTCCTGCAGGGTAAATCTGAAAGGTATCCATCCCAAAGTTTTATTTTTAGATAATTCACTGAGAGAGATTTCTCATGTAAACCCCAAGGAGAGAGTTCCAAACCCTAGATAATTTACCTACACAAGATTGGGATTTTTGTAAGAGATTGCTGTTAAAATAGTGATTGTTTTCAGATATTTTCTTTCAAAGGTTGAAGAAACTAAATAATAGATGATCTGTATATGAGTTGAGCATAACATATACCCTAATCTGCTTTCAGGACCATCTTCAGGCACTGATTTACCCAAGATTCTAAAacacagaggagcagctgagagtctTCAGAGCATTTCTTAACTTCGCTAAACTCAGAAAATCATCTTTCACCTTTCTGGATGTCCAAGCCTTTCACCTCAAACGTCAAGCTTTACGTTTCCTGCCTGACAGGGGATCACCCTCTTCCTCCGTGGGGATTTTAGGGGGCTGGGGAGCTGAACCCCCTCGCTGGCCAGCATGGCAAAGGCTAGAGTTGTTTTAACTGTGTGCCAGTTGGTGCTAGAATTGTTAACGAATTCATTAACTGAGTCTTCCATACAGAGCAGTGAATGTCCACAGCTTTGTGTCTGTGAAATCAGGCCCTGGTTTACACCTCAGTCAACCTACAGGGAAGCCACCACAGTCGACTGCAACGACCTCCGGTTGACAAAAATCCCCAGCAACCTCTCCAGTGACACTCAAGTCCTCCTGTTACAGAGCAACAACATTGCAAAGACCACAGACGAGCTCCAGCAGCTCTTTAATTTAACAGAACTGGATTTTTCACAGAATAACTTCACGAGTATCAGAGATGTGGGGCTCTCCAACCTCACTCAGCTCACGACTTTGCACCTGGAGGAGAACCAGATCACGGAGATGACTGACTACTGCCTGCAAGACCTCTGCAATCTGCAGGAGCTCTACATAAACCACAACCAGATCAGCAGCATTTCTGCAAACGCCTTCTCTGGCCTGAAAAATCTTCTGAGGTTGCACCTCAACTCCAACAAATTAAAGGTTATTGACAGCCGTTGGTTTGATTCTACTCCCAACTTAGAAATTCTCATGATTGGAGAAAACCCAGTGATTGGAATACTTGATATGAATTTCAAACCACTCTCAAACTTAAGGAGTCTAGTTTTGGCAGGTATGTACCTCACAGACATCCCTGGCAACGCCTTGGTAGGCTTGGATAGTCTTGAAAGTCTTTCTTTTTACGACAACAAATTGGTAAAAGTTCCTCAGCTTGCGCTTGAGAAAGTTCCCAATTTAAAATTCTTGGATCTCAACAAAAATCCAATTCATAAAATTCAAGAAGGGGATTTTAAAAACATGCTCAGATTGAAAGAGCTTGGGATCAACAACATGGGAGAACTCGTGTCCGTCGACAGGTACGCGCTGGACAACCTGCCTGAGCTCACCAAGCTGGAGGCCACCAACAACCCAAAGCTGTCTTACATCCATCGCCTGGCGTTCCGCAACGTCCCCGCCCTGGAGAGCCTGATGCTCAACAACAATGCCTTGAATGCAGTCTACCAAAAGACAGTGGAGTCCCTCCCCAACCTGCGGGAGATCAGCATCCACAGCAACCCGCTCAGGTGCGACTGCGTCATCCACTGGATCAACTCCAACAAAACCAACATCCGCTTCATGGAGCCTCTCTCCATGTTCTGTGCCATGCCCCCGGAGTACCGGGGCCAGCAGGTGAAGGAGGTGCTGATACAGGATTCAAACGAGCAATGTCTTCCAATGATCTCTCACGAGACCTTTCCCAACCACCTGAACCTGGACATCGGCATGACGGTGTTTCTGGATTGCCGGGCCATGGCAGAACCTGAGCCTGAAATCTACTGGGTCACCCCTCTGGGCAATAAGGTCACCGTGGAAAGCCTCTCTGACAAATACAAGCTGAGCAGCGAGGGCACCTTGGAAATCTCCAACATCCAGGTAGAGGACTCTGGGAGATACACCTGTGTCGCTCAGAACATAGAGGGGGCTGACACGAGGGTCGCTACCATCCGGGTGAACGGAACGCTCCTGGATGGCACCCAGGTGCTGAAAATCTACGTTAAACAAGCTGAGTCCCACTCCATCCTGGTTTCGTGGAAAGTCAACTCCAACGTCATGACATCCAACTTAAAATGGTCATCAGCCACAATGAAGATTGACAACCCTCACATCACCTACACCGCCCGAGTCCCTGTGGATGTCCATGAATACAACCTCACTCATCTACAGCCCTCTACAGATTATGAGGTGTGTCTGACGGTGTCCAACATCCACCAGCAAACACAGAGGTCCTGTGTCAACGTCACGACCAAAAACGCGGCTTTTGCGCTGGATATTTCCGACCAGGAAACCAGCACGGCCCTGGCAGCGGTGATGGGATCCATGTTTGCCGTCATCAGCCTCGCCTCCGTCTCTGTTTATATTGCAAAAAGGTTTAAGAGGAAAAACTACCACCACTCATTGAAAAAATATATGCAAAAGACCTCTTCAATCCCCCTGAACGAGCTCTACCCTCCACTTATTAATCTCTGGGAAGGTGACAGTGAAAAAGACAAGGACGGCTCTGCAGAGACCAAGCCGACCCAAGTCGACACATCCAGAAGCTATTACATGTGGTAACTCAGAGGATATTTTGCTTCTGGTAGTAAGGAGCACAAAGACTTTTTTGCTTTATTCTGCAAAAACGACGAGTTGAAGACTT
This region of Melospiza melodia melodia isolate bMelMel2 chromosome 10, bMelMel2.pri, whole genome shotgun sequence genomic DNA includes:
- the LRRN1 gene encoding leucine-rich repeat neuronal protein 1; the encoded protein is MAKARVVLTVCQLVLELLTNSLTESSIQSSECPQLCVCEIRPWFTPQSTYREATTVDCNDLRLTKIPSNLSSDTQVLLLQSNNIAKTTDELQQLFNLTELDFSQNNFTSIRDVGLSNLTQLTTLHLEENQITEMTDYCLQDLCNLQELYINHNQISSISANAFSGLKNLLRLHLNSNKLKVIDSRWFDSTPNLEILMIGENPVIGILDMNFKPLSNLRSLVLAGMYLTDIPGNALVGLDSLESLSFYDNKLVKVPQLALEKVPNLKFLDLNKNPIHKIQEGDFKNMLRLKELGINNMGELVSVDRYALDNLPELTKLEATNNPKLSYIHRLAFRNVPALESLMLNNNALNAVYQKTVESLPNLREISIHSNPLRCDCVIHWINSNKTNIRFMEPLSMFCAMPPEYRGQQVKEVLIQDSNEQCLPMISHETFPNHLNLDIGMTVFLDCRAMAEPEPEIYWVTPLGNKVTVESLSDKYKLSSEGTLEISNIQVEDSGRYTCVAQNIEGADTRVATIRVNGTLLDGTQVLKIYVKQAESHSILVSWKVNSNVMTSNLKWSSATMKIDNPHITYTARVPVDVHEYNLTHLQPSTDYEVCLTVSNIHQQTQRSCVNVTTKNAAFALDISDQETSTALAAVMGSMFAVISLASVSVYIAKRFKRKNYHHSLKKYMQKTSSIPLNELYPPLINLWEGDSEKDKDGSAETKPTQVDTSRSYYMW